In Methanosphaera sp. ISO3-F5, a genomic segment contains:
- a CDS encoding cupin domain-containing protein encodes MKGNKMVDEILFGKGEENPYGEFFVGKSYLNILATSGVMVANVTFEPGCRNNWHIHHAEKGGGQILLATKGEGWYQEEGKPAQKLVPGSVVEIPEGVKHWHGAAKDSEFTHIAIEVPGENTSNEWLEPVSDEEYDKL; translated from the coding sequence ATGGTTGATGAAATATTATTCGGAAAAGGTGAAGAAAATCCTTATGGTGAATTTTTCGTAGGAAAAAGCTATCTTAACATACTAGCAACTAGTGGAGTAATGGTGGCTAATGTTACATTTGAGCCGGGATGCAGAAACAATTGGCATATACATCATGCAGAAAAAGGTGGTGGACAAATATTATTAGCTACAAAAGGTGAAGGTTGGTATCAGGAAGAAGGAAAACCTGCCCAAAAGTTAGTGCCGGGTAGTGTTGTTGAAATACCTGAGGGAGTTAAACATTGGCATGGAGCTGCTAAAGACAGTGAATTCACGCATATTGCCATTGAAGTTCCCGGAGAAAACACTTCAAATGAATGGCTAGAGCCTGTAAGTGATGAGGAATATGATAAACTTTAA
- a CDS encoding cation diffusion facilitator family transporter — protein MDRQKKIIQTSIVGIVVNLVLVAFKATIGILVNSIAITLDAVNNLTDALSSIITIIGAKLASRPPDKNHPYGYGRIEYFSSVIIAVIVLWAGITSLQESFPKIFVPDVTSYTTVSLVIVAVAVVVKFVLGRYVKGVGEDINSQALVASGSDAFFDSILSLSTLVAAIISLVWHISLEGILGVIISFVIIKASIEMLQETINSMIGSRVDSDLSRKIKEEVESFDGVYGAYDLALHNYGPEDTVGSVHIEIDDYLTAKEIHALTFRIRSAVYENFGIALTVGIYATNDSVEEFAEIRSYLESLLSEYPEVLQMHGFYVYDEKNIVSFDLIVDFNANREQIKEEVLEKLYDKYPEYKFIIVDDYDISD, from the coding sequence ATGGATAGGCAGAAAAAGATTATTCAAACAAGTATTGTTGGCATTGTTGTTAACCTAGTACTTGTAGCATTTAAGGCAACTATTGGAATTTTGGTTAATTCTATTGCTATTACGTTGGATGCGGTTAATAACTTGACTGATGCATTAAGTTCTATTATTACTATCATTGGGGCTAAGCTTGCTAGTCGTCCTCCTGATAAGAATCATCCTTATGGTTATGGTAGGATAGAATATTTTTCATCAGTAATTATTGCTGTTATAGTTTTATGGGCAGGTATCACGTCTTTACAGGAATCTTTTCCTAAGATTTTCGTGCCTGATGTAACAAGTTATACTACGGTTTCTCTTGTTATTGTTGCGGTAGCAGTTGTTGTTAAGTTTGTTTTAGGTCGTTATGTGAAGGGTGTTGGAGAAGATATTAATTCTCAGGCATTGGTTGCATCTGGTAGTGATGCTTTCTTTGATTCTATTCTTTCTTTATCAACTTTGGTTGCTGCTATTATTAGTTTGGTGTGGCATATTAGTTTGGAGGGTATTCTTGGTGTTATCATTTCATTTGTTATTATTAAGGCTAGTATTGAAATGTTGCAGGAAACTATTAATAGTATGATTGGGTCTCGTGTGGATTCGGACTTGTCTCGTAAGATTAAGGAGGAAGTTGAGTCTTTTGATGGTGTTTATGGGGCTTATGATCTTGCTTTGCATAATTATGGTCCTGAGGATACTGTGGGTAGTGTCCATATTGAGATTGATGATTATTTAACTGCTAAGGAGATTCATGCTTTGACTTTTAGGATTAGGTCGGCGGTTTATGAGAACTTTGGTATTGCTTTGACTGTTGGTATTTATGCGACTAATGATTCTGTGGAGGAGTTTGCTGAGATTCGTTCTTATCTTGAGTCTTTGTTAAGCGAATACCCTGAAGTATTACAAATGCATGGGTTCTATGTATATGATGAAAAAAATATTGTTAGTTTTGATTTGATAGTTGATTTTAATGCAAATCGTGAACAAATAAAAGAAGAAGTTCTTGAA
- a CDS encoding protein-ADP-ribose hydrolase, with protein sequence MQTIDYLIKYLLDENQDIKIRKQPENFQEKFTIYRSLTNIRQAKPITQEYLQQEDKLLQEVLEKTKKTTSINEIDTVSTTHSECNIENKNKIALWQGDITTLQIGAIVNAANSQGLGCFVPCHNCIDNQINTYAGVRLRLECDKHMKTINYNLPTGEAFTTKAYNLPAQHVIHTVGPIITSKVTEKQKQQLANCYTNVLNQAKQNDIKTVAFCSISTGEFRFPKDMASQIAIKTVDKFMEQDSSFEKIVFNVYSDDDKNVYEKTIRTYRRN encoded by the coding sequence ATGCAAACAATAGACTACCTAATCAAATACCTCTTAGATGAAAATCAAGACATAAAAATAAGAAAACAACCAGAAAACTTCCAAGAAAAATTCACAATATACAGAAGCCTAACAAACATCAGACAAGCAAAGCCCATAACACAGGAATACCTGCAACAAGAAGACAAACTACTACAGGAAGTACTGGAAAAAACAAAAAAAACAACAAGCATAAACGAAATAGACACAGTATCTACAACACACTCTGAGTGCAATATAGAAAACAAGAACAAAATAGCATTATGGCAGGGAGACATAACCACACTGCAAATAGGGGCAATAGTAAATGCAGCAAACTCACAGGGACTAGGATGCTTCGTACCATGCCATAACTGTATAGACAATCAGATTAACACGTATGCGGGAGTAAGACTAAGACTAGAATGTGACAAACACATGAAAACAATCAATTACAACCTGCCAACAGGAGAAGCATTCACAACCAAAGCATATAACCTACCAGCACAACACGTAATACACACAGTAGGACCAATCATAACATCAAAGGTAACAGAAAAACAGAAACAACAACTAGCAAACTGTTACACTAATGTTTTAAATCAGGCAAAACAAAACGATATAAAAACAGTGGCATTTTGCTCAATATCCACGGGGGAATTCCGATTTCCAAAAGACATGGCAAGCCAAATAGCAATAAAAACAGTTGACAAATTCATGGAACAGGATAGTTCCTTTGAAAAAATAGTATTCAACGTATATTCAGATGATGATAAAAATGTATATGAAAAAACTATCAGAACGTATAGAAGAAATTAA
- a CDS encoding transposase gives MIHGLNYDEQDPNYMLLNKIFDVIDYRSTDNILARNGFKRIKRFKTAIKTIFLSSFFENDVSFTVNELFNKFKLVEGLNFEMLLTAQEVYEEISSCNKDNLQNAINSILKKINKGYKSKNRTLIVDGSSADTDINFGSKKVTKKSIEDRDYKWAWGTALGWYLGFKITLVLDYDTKMPVLFLLSSGSPHDTKMVPLILKELKRIKLISTGDKILLDRGYYSYYNYKIALKTYKIIPLILVKGKLNMKKMNSIFSYPLDYFYNKRNTNKLKREYKKLVNELMANLPNRKVIKYKRSIIEDYFKFIKEGLGFKHLHKYTFESMHKATSLIVLLSGLIIHYCVDTKNDFQMLSESKYF, from the coding sequence ATGATACATGGATTAAATTACGATGAACAAGACCCTAATTACATGTTGTTGAACAAAATATTTGATGTTATCGATTATAGATCAACTGACAATATTCTAGCTAGAAATGGATTTAAAAGAATAAAAAGATTCAAAACAGCAATTAAAACTATTTTTTTATCATCATTCTTTGAAAATGATGTATCTTTTACAGTTAACGAATTATTTAATAAATTTAAGCTTGTAGAAGGTTTAAATTTTGAAATGTTATTAACTGCCCAAGAAGTATATGAGGAGATATCTAGTTGTAATAAGGATAATCTTCAAAATGCCATTAATAGTATTCTTAAAAAGATTAATAAAGGTTATAAAAGTAAAAATAGGACTTTAATCGTTGATGGTTCTTCTGCTGATACAGATATTAATTTTGGATCTAAAAAAGTCACCAAGAAATCAATCGAAGATAGAGACTATAAATGGGCATGGGGAACTGCTTTGGGATGGTATCTTGGTTTTAAAATAACACTTGTACTTGATTATGATACTAAAATGCCTGTTTTATTTTTATTAAGTAGTGGTTCACCTCATGATACAAAAATGGTACCATTAATACTAAAAGAATTAAAAAGAATAAAATTAATCAGTACTGGAGATAAAATACTACTTGATAGAGGTTATTACTCATATTACAATTACAAAATAGCATTAAAAACCTATAAAATAATACCATTGATTCTAGTTAAAGGAAAACTCAACATGAAAAAAATGAATTCAATATTCAGTTATCCATTAGACTATTTTTACAATAAAAGAAATACAAATAAATTAAAAAGAGAATATAAAAAGTTAGTGAACGAATTAATGGCTAATTTACCAAATAGAAAAGTAATAAAGTATAAACGTAGCATAATTGAAGATTATTTCAAATTCATCAAAGAAGGATTAGGTTTTAAACATTTACACAAATATACATTTGAATCCATGCATAAAGCCACTTCATTAATTGTACTATTATCTGGCCTAATCATACATTACTGTGTTGATACAAAAAACGACTTCCAAATGCTTTCTGAAAGTAAATATTTCTAG
- a CDS encoding alpha/beta hydrolase, with translation MILDKTYEINGQKIRGKLYLPEKKEKQKIIILSHGLSLNYTYMIPYAEKLYNKNIATFIFDYRGGGYDCHSDGKISDMTIDTEKEDLNHVINSIKQEPLIDENNVYLGGHSQGGLVSSLVAPTRNDIRGLFLFAPAYVIPDDMKERDNPREKNVLNLMPEYLGEKYINSALKINIFEDIKGYTGKVFIFHGVEDKRVPIEYIVKADKVYENSVVYIYEEGEHRFTDEIKNDVVDIISDNI, from the coding sequence ATGATACTGGATAAAACATATGAAATAAATGGACAAAAAATCAGGGGAAAATTATACCTGCCAGAAAAGAAGGAAAAACAGAAAATCATAATATTATCTCATGGTCTATCATTAAACTACACATATATGATACCATACGCAGAAAAACTATACAACAAAAACATAGCAACATTCATATTTGACTACAGGGGAGGAGGATATGATTGTCATAGTGACGGAAAAATCAGTGACATGACAATAGACACAGAAAAGGAAGATTTAAACCATGTTATCAACTCCATAAAACAGGAACCGTTAATAGATGAAAACAATGTATACCTGGGAGGACATAGTCAGGGAGGACTAGTAAGTAGTCTGGTAGCACCAACAAGAAATGATATAAGAGGATTATTTCTATTTGCACCGGCATATGTAATACCTGATGACATGAAAGAACGTGACAACCCAAGAGAAAAGAATGTGTTAAACCTTATGCCAGAATACCTTGGAGAAAAATATATTAACTCAGCACTTAAAATCAACATATTCGAAGACATAAAAGGATACACGGGCAAGGTATTCATATTCCACGGAGTAGAAGATAAAAGAGTACCAATAGAATATATAGTAAAAGCTGATAAGGTATATGAAAATTCAGTAGTTTATATCTATGAAGAAGGAGAACACAGATTTACTGATGAAATAAAGAATGATGTAGTGGATATTATATCGGATAACATTTAA